The genome window GTGTTGATGTTGCTGACCATACCAAGGATAAGATGGAGCTAATGCTTGATTCCTTTCACGGTATTTTTAGAAGACTGGAAATGCTGGATATTATAACTGTTGCTGGAGTAAAAGGTTCAGCCCTTGGTGGTGGCTGTGAACTTGCTATTGGCTGTGATTTAATAGTATGTGCTGATAATGCAAAGTTTGGTCAGCCAGAGATTAAGCTTGCTGTTTTTCCACCCATTGCAATTACCTATCTAACACAGGTTGTGGGTAGAAAGAGGGCTTTTGAAATAGTTGTACTTGGAGAAAATATTTCTGCAGAAGAAGCGAAGGTTATGGGACTGGTAAATCAGGTTTTTCCACTGCAAGAGTTTGAAGAAAAATTGAAGGGCTATTTAAAAAAGTTTGAGGCAATGAGTGGTTCTGCTTTAAAAATAACTAAACAGGCCTTTAAAAAATCTTTAGCTTTTGATTTTGAAAGAACCCTTTCTAATGCAGAGGCAATGTATGTTAAAGATTTAATGAGCCTTGAAGATGCTAATGAAGGTATTAACTCATTCTTAGAAAAGAGAAAGCCCATTTGGAAAAATAGGTAAGATATAGGGGAAGAATATTAAAAAGGAGGATTTATGGCTATAGATAAAATTAAGACCTATCAGATGGTTGAACCGGGTAAATTGATAAAAACTGAGATACCAAAACCAGAACTTAAAGAAGATGAGGTACTTGTTGAAATTAAGGGATGTGGTGTTTGTCATACAGACCTAAGCTATTATTATCAGGGAGTTCCAACAGTGACAAAACCCCCTTTAACTTTGGGACATGAAATTTCTGGTGTTATAGTAGAAGGAAGGAGTGATCTAATAGGCAAGGAAGTTATTGTGCCAGCGGTTATGCCATGTAACAGCTGTACCATTTGTGCTCAGGGAAGAGAAAATAGATGTTTAAACCAAAAGATGCCAGGAAATAGCTTAGGTATTTATGGCGGATATTCAAGTCATATACCAGTTCCTTTTCGTGATCTTTGCATTATTGAAAATAGAGGTGATTTTCCCATTGAAACATTAGCGGTTGTAGCAGATGCGGTAACAACACCTTATCAGGCAGCAATAAGAGGTGATTTAAAAGATGGTGACTTGGTGATCGTGATTGGTGCTGCAGGAGGTGTGGGAACTTATATGACCCAGATGGCAAAAGCTTTTGGGGCTAAGTGTGTAATTGGTTTTGATATAGCTGAAGATAAGTTAGAAAACATGAAAAACTATGGACTTGATTATGCGATAAATCCAAAGGGAAGAGATATAAAAGAAATAAAAGATATTTTCAAGACAATCTGTAAAGAAAGGGGTTATCCTTCAAACTATGGTTGGAAAATATTTGAATGTACCGGGACAAAGCAGGGGCAGGAGACCGCTTTAGAATTCCTTTCCTTTATTGGTAGGCTTGTAGTTGTAGGATATGGTCCCCATAAAATAGAATATATGCTTTCAAAACTAATGGCTTTCGATGCTGAAATTGTAGGAACCTGGGGATGCCCGCCAAAATACTACAAAAATGTTTTAGAGTTTGTCCTAAGTGGTAAAGTTCAGATAAAGCCCTTCGTTGAGATAAGACCAATGAGCCAGATTGAGGAGGTTTTCGATTTAGCCCATCACGGAAAGTTAAATAAAAGAGTTGTTCTAACCCCAGATTTTTAAATATTTATTTTTCCTCTCCCGCCTACAGATAGGAAGTAATTAGGGATTACTTCCTATCTGTTATTTTTTAACTAACACTGTTTGATTAAAAATCTATTAAAATTGGTAATTTTTTACCAAAGCTAATGGTTATATTTTATCAATTTTAAAACATTGTTTAATTAAATTGATTATGAAAACAATTGTCACTGTTTATTTTTTAGTGTAATATTCAATTTGTTCTTAATTGGCACAAGGGTTGCTTGATAGACAACACTTAATTTTAGAAAAAATAAACAGCGTTAAAATAGGAGGTTAAGATGGGTTTAGAATGGATTCCAAGAGATAATGAATTAAAAAATCACAGCCTTTTTGGTGATGAACATTTTGGCAAGGAAGCACCATGCACAATCTATGAGAAAAGGCCATTAAAGGATCCACAGGGTAAAGTTATTGAAGATCTTTATGTTGCTTGGATAACATTGAATAATCCAGCCCAGTATAATTCCTATACCACAGAAATGGTTAAGGGTGTTATAGCGGGGTTTCAGAAGGCTTCATCTGATAGATCTGTGGTTGCGGTAGTTTTTACAGGAGCGGGGGATAAAGCTTTTTGCACCGGTGGAAATACTGTTGAGTACGCCTTCTATTATTCAAAACGTCCCAATGAGTATGGAGAGTACATGGACCTTTTTAATGCTATGGTCGATGGTATTCTTAACTGTAAAAAGCCGGTTGTTTGTAGGGTGAACGGGATGAGGGTTGCAGGAGGTCAGGAGATA of Calditerrivibrio sp. contains these proteins:
- a CDS encoding enoyl-CoA hydratase-related protein → VDVADHTKDKMELMLDSFHGIFRRLEMLDIITVAGVKGSALGGGCELAIGCDLIVCADNAKFGQPEIKLAVFPPIAITYLTQVVGRKRAFEIVVLGENISAEEAKVMGLVNQVFPLQEFEEKLKGYLKKFEAMSGSALKITKQAFKKSLAFDFERTLSNAEAMYVKDLMSLEDANEGINSFLEKRKPIWKNR
- the had gene encoding 6-hydroxycyclohex-1-ene-1-carbonyl-CoA dehydrogenase — its product is MAIDKIKTYQMVEPGKLIKTEIPKPELKEDEVLVEIKGCGVCHTDLSYYYQGVPTVTKPPLTLGHEISGVIVEGRSDLIGKEVIVPAVMPCNSCTICAQGRENRCLNQKMPGNSLGIYGGYSSHIPVPFRDLCIIENRGDFPIETLAVVADAVTTPYQAAIRGDLKDGDLVIVIGAAGGVGTYMTQMAKAFGAKCVIGFDIAEDKLENMKNYGLDYAINPKGRDIKEIKDIFKTICKERGYPSNYGWKIFECTGTKQGQETALEFLSFIGRLVVVGYGPHKIEYMLSKLMAFDAEIVGTWGCPPKYYKNVLEFVLSGKVQIKPFVEIRPMSQIEEVFDLAHHGKLNKRVVLTPDF
- a CDS encoding enoyl-CoA hydratase-related protein, which translates into the protein MGLEWIPRDNELKNHSLFGDEHFGKEAPCTIYEKRPLKDPQGKVIEDLYVAWITLNNPAQYNSYTTEMVKGVIAGFQKASSDRSVVAVVFTGAGDKAFCTGGNTVEYAFYYSKRPNEYGEYMDLFNAMVDGILNCKKPVVCRVNGMRVAGGQEI